AGCACTGTACTGTTGCATTGTGATTATAATCAATGCAATGTTATAGCGATCATCAATTATGAAAAAAGATTATAAAAGTGTCATAAAAAATgtagtttaaaataattaatgaaCTCCCCAAAAATTCATTATTTACTTATATTATACGTAAAGGTGCGTTGCTTGGACGTCCGTTTCTCCAATGCTACAATCATCGGGACCATGTGTTAGGGACATCATTCACATTCTGCACGTGTAGAGCGGATTAATTATCCAAACACAAATATACATTTGTGATAACTATGAAGGTGCTTCGATAAATCATTGAGGCCAAATTTCATTCACCTCACCAAGTCATCATTACCCAGTGCAATGATATCACAGTTTATCACATAAgggttgagagagagagagagcgtgtTTTTATCCGGCGTGATTATCATTAGCCTAATAAATAATTTATCTATCTTGAAACATTACTATATACATGTTAACTCTAGACTTTATAGCATTTAACTGTTCCTTTACCCGTAACGAAGCATGTGCATTTTTCTAgcataacaataatataattaaaatagccttcacccgttacAACATACGGGCAAAAACCAGATTAGACGAAAAAAAATAAGCGACCTGTgtgtattattaaaaaatcagACCGGGCCAAAAAAAACTCGGCAAAAACCATGTGTATTattagaagaaaaaccagaTTGGACCGGAAAAAAATGAGCAACCCAGATCAGACCGGAGGTCGCCGTTGTCGTTTCTTTCTCTATCTATCAGAACAATATTGTCAGTCGTATTTCTGCTGTTCTGGTTTTCTTCGTTGCCAATGTCCACCATCAATAGATGAGTCCAATTATGAGATACATCCTACCACAGTCCTCACCACCATTTGATCGTCGGATCATCCACGTCCATCTTGAGTATTATGAGAACATGAGTATATCAATATGCAATGGTGGTTTTATCCATTCTAATTATCATTAAAATTTCTAATTAATACTTAGTCTAAGAAATAATTTATCCGTAGCgaagcacgggcattttgctagttagTATAATGGTCATAATGCACACCCGGCTGTTTCTTGTTCTGCAATACATGAATTAGCCAGCATTATCTTTATTTTCTATCTCAATCCTGAAATTTCTGGAAACTTGTCCAATAGAAAATTTAAATGTtacttctatattttttttcgtaaACGGCACTCCCATACTCCTACGGAAAGCATAAATAGTTGTTATATAATGAACGAATCCCTACAGATCCAACTATGCTTAGCTGTTCCTAAAATCTAGTACTTTGTcgctaaatatttgacgctattgacttttttaaatacgtttgaccgttcgttctattcaaaaaatttaaataattactaattcttttcctatcatttaatttattgttaaatattcttttatatatacataaagttttatatatttcacagaagtttttgaataagataaacggtcaaacatgtttaaataaaaagttaacggcatcaaatatttagagacggagggagtagaaacaTAAGCAATAACGGAATGGAGATTGGGAAGAACACAGCAACTAGGACATCATCTTCCCATTGCCGTGCCTGCTACTGAGCTCCTTTCTCGCACCGGCCACCGGCGCTTTGGAAGATGACTGGAACTGGATGTCAGTCTTGGGTCGGGGATGCAACCAAACAACGTAGCCTAGCCATGCTGGACGAGCGCAACTAGGAGCCCAACGGTTGACCTAATAAGTCAAAGCAAaagacaaattttaaattttcacgTCAGCGGAAACGGATAACTAATCCGTTCACGATCGACAAGCGCAGAAGACATGTTGGTGGATGGGCCTTTGCAACTAGGTAGGTTTAGGAGTAAtgataaggaataagttcaccagccGTCCTTCAACTTTACGTCAAATTTGTATGACATCGCTAATctccaataccagaaatcttcactCCTAAATTATACAAAACCATGCAATTTCGGTTCTATGACGGTATGGATCTCTCGTTTCGCTAACGTggtatcctagtcagcaaaatataaaataaaaaaatgataggacccacatgtaaatgaaaagaaaaaaattatcggACCCACatatcttctttctttctttttcttctctcatctcttctcttttctttcttttcttgcaTTAAAATGTTTGATTGAACTTTTTTGAGCACATATATAGCTAAACTCACTGTGACAACATTTAATCTCTCATCAACAATTCTATTTGtgaaatctttaaaaaaatatatatcaagaATATACTTTATGAAAACATATTGATTAAGTTAAGCACGTGCGTATTGCGATGATTTTTCAAAAATACTGAGTAGGTGAGTGGATATTTATAACAAAATAACTTATGAAATAGAATATCAAACTTTAAGTGACTTAAGGGTTGGTTTTGTAATTTTCCATAATGTTTCAGAGGCGTCTAGATAGGTTAAGAATCTTTCAAACTAAACTaacccttcgtcccaaaatataaggcccAAAATATAAGTGACTTTGAGTGAATATATGACGTATTCTAGTTCTACAAACCCTCTATCTAGATTCATGGTTCTAAAATGCATTACATCCaatcaaaatttcttatatttatggataaagagagtactccctccgtcccaaaatataagaacctaggaACAAACATGACATTTACCATTGTAGTAGTAAATGTTACGTCCGGtgctaggttcttatattttgggatggagagagtaactAATAAGCAATGATCGTATAATAGAAGTCATTATGTCTACACGTCACCTCGTCTGATTAGACGACATTGAAACCCGTCACGCAACAAGACTAATAAGCGCACACACAAATTAGAGTTTACCAATACATAAAGTTGTCATGGGATAGAACGAGTCAAATGATGGTTTATAGTAAGTCAAGTGCTATGACAAAATAGATTGGAATTCTTTTATTCATCAAAAGGAAACTAATAATAATACCATTATTACAAAGCATGAAACTACATTAGCGAGAGAGTGTCAAATGTCTAATAAACCCCCCCAAATGTCAAAGCTCACCCAGAGTCAAACAGTGACGGCTCTTGGCAGGAGGCGCGCCCGGAGAGGCTTCTCCATGACGACGGTGAACTCGAGCttctcgccgtcgacgtccaccgcctccccctccgccgcccgccactCGAACGCCGCCACCATGTTCGCCACGAAGTACTCCAGGTGCAGCGTCGCCACGCCCAGCCCCGGGCAGATCCTCCGCCCGGCGCCGAACGGCATCATCCTGATCTCCCTCGTCCCGGTGATGtccaccccctcgccgtcgccgccggccatgaACCTCTCCGGCAGGAACTCCCTCGGCCTGTCCCACGCCGCCCCGTCCATGCCCATGTCGGCCACCGTGAAGTTCACCAGTGTGCCCTTGGGGATCGTGTACCCGCCGAGCTCCATGTCCTCCGCCGGCGCGTGCGGGAGCACGAAGTGCCCCGGCGGGTGTCGCCGTAGACCCTCCATGACCACCGCCTTCAGGTACGGCATCTTCTGCACGTCCTCCTCCGACACCTTGCCGGAGTTGGAGGTGATGGCGCCCTTGATCTCGCCGTGGAGCTTGTCCTGGATGGTTGGGTTCTTGACCAGCTCCGCCATGATCCACTCCAGCGCCGTCGAGGTGGTGTCCGTGCCGCCGTTGAGGAACTCGGAGCAGAGCGCCACCATCTCGTCGTCGGTgagcgcgcgctcgccgccgttgtcgttGATCCTGAGGTTGAGCAGCGTGTCGACGTACGAGTGCGGCAACGTcgtggcgctcgccgccggcggtggtggcgccgtgGCGTCGCCATGGTCGTCGACCAGGTTCTTGCGCGCCCTGCGCGCGTCGATCAGCGGCATGAACATCCCCTTCAGCCGCTGGCGCATGGCGATCATGGCCTTCATCCGGCCGGCGAAGAGGCGCGTCGTGATGGCCGGGAGGAAGGCGAAGACCCTGAGCTTCTTGGAGGAGTGGAGCAGCAGGTCGCGCTGCGCGGCGGCGATGTCGCGCACGGCGCGCTCGTCGAGCAGCTCGCCGAAGCACATGGccacgaggaggaagaacatcGCGTACTGGAACGTCTCCAGGATGGTGCCCGCGCCGGCGTCCTCCTGCCGGCGACGCAGCTTGTCCGTGAGCTCTTcgagcaccgccgccctcgccggcgcgaACTGCCGGAGGCGAGCCGGGTGCGCGACCTCGGCGACGAAGTTGCGGCGGAAGAGGCGCCAGAGCGGGCCGTAGCTGGAGTTGGAGATGGTGGCGGTGTCGAGGCCGAGGAGCGCGCGCGACGCGAACTCCGGGCggtcggccatggcggcgccgctCTCGACGAGCGCGGCGTGGGCGAGCCGCCGGTCCGCCACGATGACCTCGAGCCGGGAGCCCATGCGGAGGCCGAGCATCGGGCCATGGCGCGCGtggaggcggcgcacggcgcgcaTGATGTCCATCCCGGAGTTGGTCGCCCACAGCAGGTTGCCGAGCACCGGCACGGTGGCCGGCcccggcggcaggcggcggcgcttctcgccgccggtggcgctgCTACCGCCatggaagaggaagacgaggagagtggtggagaggaggagagtaGCGAGGAGTAGAAGCCATGTGAGCTCCATTTGTGCTTGCCTCCAAGCTTAGCTCGATCTGATGAGATTTATCCACCTAAATATGGTGATTAACTTTGTGGATTTGGTAAGGTTTTATAGCTGAATCATTGGAGAAGAATGTATTTAATTAGGAGGAAATCATGGAGACCAATTAAAAGTTGATAGCTGTAGTTGAATAGTAAAAAATTAGCTGTAGCCATCCATCAACAACGACGTAAATTTACTATTCTGGCGTACACGCGGGAGAGGATTCTAAAACTCTCGACGATATTTCACCGTCTCTCATATACCATCTAAATAGttaaaaacatattattttaatatGAGAAATATACAGTTTTAAATATGCCTTTCTATGAGttgtgaaaaaaaacaaacctatgAGTATATccacatatatatttgtttttgttaCAAGTCATATTTAAACATGCAGAGTGATATTACTATATATTCTCTCCGTCCCTA
Above is a window of Oryza sativa Japonica Group chromosome 10, ASM3414082v1 DNA encoding:
- the LOC4348078 gene encoding cytochrome P450 89A2, with protein sequence MELTWLLLLATLLLSTTLLVFLFHGGSSATGGEKRRRLPPGPATVPVLGNLLWATNSGMDIMRAVRRLHARHGPMLGLRMGSRLEVIVADRRLAHAALVESGAAMADRPEFASRALLGLDTATISNSSYGPLWRLFRRNFVAEVAHPARLRQFAPARAAVLEELTDKLRRRQEDAGAGTILETFQYAMFFLLVAMCFGELLDERAVRDIAAAQRDLLLHSSKKLRVFAFLPAITTRLFAGRMKAMIAMRQRLKGMFMPLIDARRARKNLVDDHGDATAPPPPAASATTLPHSYVDTLLNLRINDNGGERALTDDEMVALCSEFLNGGTDTTSTALEWIMAELVKNPTIQDKLHGEIKGAITSNSGKVSEEDVQKMPYLKAVVMEGLRRHPPGHFVLPHAPAEDMELGGYTIPKGTLVNFTVADMGMDGAAWDRPREFLPERFMAGGDGEGVDITGTREIRMMPFGAGRRICPGLGVATLHLEYFVANMVAAFEWRAAEGEAVDVDGEKLEFTVVMEKPLRARLLPRAVTV